The proteins below are encoded in one region of Lactuca sativa cultivar Salinas chromosome 3, Lsat_Salinas_v11, whole genome shotgun sequence:
- the LOC111905220 gene encoding uncharacterized protein LOC111905220, whose product MVNFMLYISADLENLTNFQPAGGVDDPNFTYYFKLKCENCGEVTEKETCVSLNETLPLPKKGTTNLIQKCKFCKREGTVTMIPGRGSPLTNELSEGGKHAALMVFDCRGFEPLDFAFSSGWKAESIEGTKFEDIDLSGGDYAEYDEKGECPVMISNVAAMFKVVDLSKKNL is encoded by the exons ATGGTGAACTTCATGTTGTACATCAGCGCGGACCTCGAGAATCTCACAAACTTTCAGCCTGCAGGAGGTGTCGATGATCCTAACTTCACCTACTACTTCAAG TTGAAATGTGAAAACTGTGGTGAGGTGACTGAGAAGGAGACATGTGTCAGTCTGAATGAGACACTTCCTCTACCAAAAAAGGGTACCACTAATCTTATCCAAAAG TGTAAGTTCTGTAAAAGGGAAGGAACAGTGACAATGATACCTGGTCGAGGATCTCCACTCACTAATGAGTTGAGTGAGGGAGGAAAGCATGCTGCTTTGATGGTATTTGACTGTAGGGGTTTTGAACCTTTGGATTTTGCATTCAGTAGTGGCTGGAAAGCTGAATCT ATTGAAGGAACAAAATTTGAAGATATTGATCTGTCTGGAGGGGATTATGCTGAGTATGATGAGAAGGGAGAGTGCCCAGTCATGATCTCTAATGTGGCTGCTATGTTCAAAGTCGTTGACTTGAGTAAgaaaaatttataa
- the LOC111905221 gene encoding F-box/kelch-repeat protein At1g22040 has protein sequence MFLNAYIVGLFFVDVVGEVYDPEFNSWVDMPVGMGEGWPMKQTGTELSVIVDNDLYALDPSSSLESARIKVYDHVEDSWKVVEGDVLIRVAEIEIMIAEPKRKQNIKEQEFCLGFNGSEITTVGGGGGGGGATGGDPSTMIHCIWKMNTSC, from the exons ATGTTCCTCAATGCTTATATTGTTGGCCTTTTTTTTGTTGATGTTGTTGGTGAAGTTTATGATCCGGAATTTAATTCCTGGGTTGATATGCCGGTTGGAATGGGAGAAGGGTGGCCCATGAAACAAACCGGGACTGAATTAAGTGTGATTGTTGATAATGATCTTTATGCTTTGGATCCATCAAGTTCTTTAGAAAGTGCTAGAATTAAAGTTTATGATCATGTTGAAGATTCTTGGAAAGTGGTTGAAGGTGACGTTCTGATTCGTGTGGCTGAGATTGAAATAATGATAGCTGAACCTAAAAG GAAACAAAACATAAAAGAGCAAGAATTCTGTTTGGGGTTCAATGGTAGTGAAATCACAACTGtcggtggggggggggggggggggggggctactGGTGGAGATCCATCGACTATGATACATTGCATCTGGAAGATGAATACAAGTTGCTAG